From the Xenorhabdus ishibashii genome, one window contains:
- a CDS encoding immunity 8 family protein: protein MKGQLKSMGVNSADFSLDNYQPEEESSFGLWVNLCIGPDDNSGGHDYQVLICTPEWLCKNKWQPELMRHMLLVRKYDLNEITKTITDYIDQCEGNNWMEIAQKLSRVFAWEYEDYQP, encoded by the coding sequence ATGAAAGGTCAATTAAAATCGATGGGAGTTAATTCAGCTGATTTTAGTTTAGATAATTATCAGCCTGAAGAAGAGAGTTCTTTTGGGTTATGGGTAAATCTTTGTATTGGACCAGATGATAACTCAGGTGGACATGATTATCAGGTCCTTATCTGTACACCTGAATGGCTATGCAAGAATAAATGGCAGCCCGAATTAATGCGGCATATGCTTCTGGTACGTAAATATGATCTGAATGAAATCACAAAGACAATTACTGACTATATTGATCAATGTGAAGGTAATAACTGGATGGAAATAGCCCAAAAGCTTTCCCGGGTTTTTGCCTGGGAATATGAGGATTATCAACCTTAA
- a CDS encoding Imm63 family immunity protein: MMLSFDEIQKKVNELGAKINLHYRDLHIFAGSPGDGRPHITFDDNQYNYVYAERGFEFSRKVTSSLDELLYWIMSDFVHGVAFQYELKHRIENRDGRRIAFPMIVDLMGELKPAWKLRAQNEIDETLSRSPYDDKQY, translated from the coding sequence ATGATGCTTTCGTTTGATGAAATACAAAAAAAAGTTAATGAATTAGGCGCAAAAATCAATCTCCACTATAGAGATCTACACATTTTTGCAGGATCTCCGGGAGATGGCAGACCTCATATTACTTTCGACGATAATCAATATAATTATGTTTATGCTGAAAGGGGATTCGAATTTTCCAGAAAAGTAACTTCATCACTGGATGAATTGCTTTATTGGATCATGTCTGATTTTGTTCATGGAGTAGCATTTCAATATGAACTGAAACATCGCATTGAAAATAGAGACGGGAGACGTATTGCTTTTCCGATGATAGTAGATCTTATGGGGGAACTCAAGCCAGCATGGAAATTAAGAGCACAAAATGAGATTGATGAAACACTTTCCAGAAGTCCCTATGACGACAAGCAGTATTAA
- a CDS encoding TA system toxin CbtA family protein, whose protein sequence is MAPLRLTVWQVIAGTLLKRHFGLNLNDTALCDADTVAELMASGVQPFEAINALVDKYDLTRLNAQGIQSSTPYLGIHDELRAIFDSGITETLLSQDTGSQPE, encoded by the coding sequence ATGGCACCTTTACGTTTAACCGTCTGGCAGGTGATTGCCGGCACGCTGCTGAAACGGCATTTTGGCCTGAACCTGAATGATACGGCCCTGTGTGATGCTGACACGGTGGCTGAACTGATGGCCAGTGGCGTCCAGCCCTTTGAAGCCATCAATGCGTTGGTGGATAAATACGATTTAACCCGGCTGAATGCGCAGGGTATCCAGAGCAGTACACCGTATCTGGGTATTCATGATGAACTGAGGGCGATTTTCGACAGCGGTATTACCGAAACGCTGCTCAGTCAGGACACCGGGTCACAGCCCGAATAA
- a CDS encoding IS630 transposase-related protein encodes MGYSLDFRKRVLAYKDKHSLTFEQTSAHFEISMRTLFRWCNKIEPCMTRDKPATKIPDAVLIADVQNFPDDYQWERAKRLGVSQSAIHYALKRLRITHKKNVIPI; translated from the coding sequence ATGGGCTACAGCTTAGATTTTCGAAAGCGGGTACTGGCATACAAAGACAAGCATTCGTTGACTTTCGAACAAACGAGTGCCCATTTTGAAATCTCCATGCGCACCTTGTTTCGGTGGTGCAATAAGATAGAACCTTGCATGACCCGCGATAAACCCGCCACGAAAATCCCTGATGCGGTGCTCATTGCGGATGTCCAAAACTTTCCCGATGACTATCAATGGGAAAGAGCAAAACGTTTAGGTGTCTCACAATCGGCTATTCATTACGCCTTGAAACGGCTTCGGATCACCCATAAAAAAAACGTTATACCAATCTAA
- a CDS encoding site-specific DNA-methyltransferase, with the protein MEKIILSNEEASSLNVTEMNIQQIKNLFPEAFSEGVIDFDTLRSLLLENGAKIYDQKEERFGFTWAGKSRARQIAQTVSNGTLRPSFENFNSDFFSDNVFVEGDNLEVLKLLQKSYHKSIKLIYIDPPYNTGKDFVYKDNFHDNLTNYFKQTGQLDEFGRKLSTNSETSGRYHSDWLSMMYPRLKLARNLLSEDGAIFISIDDGEQSNLKQICDEIFGEDNFVNNIIWQKKYSPQNDAKWLSDNHDFILCYAKNKSIWRPNLLARTDKQNTAYKNPDNDPRGDWKSTDLSVKTYSLNNDYEITTPSGRIVTPPESRCWSVSKEKFAELVADNRIWFGASGNNVPSLKKFITEVKDGVTPLTLWTYEEVGHNQTAKQELKKLFPDSKEVFDTPKPVSLINRIIDIGSDKDSIILDFFAGSGTTAHAVMEKNSKDNGKRRFITVQLPEPTGKSEFKFISDFTYERISRASKALGYKIPMKFRLDSTNIRTWDADFDNLEQVLQQATKSIKDGRSSEDVLYEIFLKYGYELTTPVKTETVNGKTVFIVGTGALIVCLDDEITTETVEGIAKLKAELAPETTQVVFKDEGFADDRVKTNAIQILKQAGIEDVKSI; encoded by the coding sequence GTGGAAAAAATTATATTAAGCAATGAAGAAGCATCTAGTTTGAATGTTACAGAAATGAATATTCAACAGATAAAGAACCTCTTTCCAGAAGCGTTTTCTGAAGGAGTGATCGACTTTGATACTTTAAGATCTCTTCTTTTAGAAAATGGTGCCAAAATATACGATCAAAAAGAAGAACGTTTTGGTTTTACTTGGGCAGGGAAAAGTAGAGCAAGGCAGATTGCACAAACAGTATCGAATGGAACTTTAAGACCTTCTTTTGAGAATTTTAACTCTGATTTCTTTTCAGATAATGTCTTTGTAGAAGGCGATAATCTCGAAGTTTTAAAGTTGTTACAGAAATCATATCATAAATCAATTAAATTGATCTATATAGATCCACCATATAACACTGGCAAAGACTTTGTATATAAAGACAATTTTCATGATAATTTAACAAATTACTTTAAGCAAACAGGTCAGTTGGATGAGTTTGGTAGAAAGTTAAGCACAAACTCTGAAACATCAGGACGCTATCACTCAGATTGGTTATCTATGATGTATCCAAGACTTAAGCTTGCGAGAAACCTTTTATCAGAAGATGGTGCAATATTTATTTCTATAGATGATGGTGAGCAAAGTAATCTTAAACAAATATGTGACGAGATATTCGGAGAAGACAACTTTGTTAATAATATAATTTGGCAGAAAAAATATTCTCCACAAAATGATGCCAAATGGTTGTCCGATAACCACGACTTCATACTCTGCTATGCGAAAAACAAAAGTATCTGGCGACCAAATTTATTAGCTAGGACAGATAAACAAAATACGGCATACAAAAACCCTGACAATGATCCTCGTGGTGACTGGAAGTCAACTGATTTATCAGTCAAAACTTACTCTCTCAACAATGATTATGAAATAACTACGCCATCTGGACGTATTGTAACACCGCCTGAATCAAGATGTTGGAGTGTAAGTAAAGAAAAGTTTGCAGAACTTGTTGCCGACAACAGAATTTGGTTTGGGGCTTCTGGTAACAATGTCCCCTCATTAAAGAAATTTATAACGGAAGTAAAAGATGGTGTAACACCTCTAACGCTATGGACTTATGAAGAGGTAGGGCATAATCAAACAGCCAAACAGGAGCTAAAAAAACTCTTTCCAGATTCAAAAGAAGTATTCGATACACCAAAGCCGGTATCACTGATTAACAGAATTATCGACATTGGTTCTGACAAAGATTCAATCATTTTGGATTTCTTTGCAGGCAGTGGTACTACAGCTCATGCTGTGATGGAAAAAAATAGCAAAGATAATGGAAAAAGACGATTTATAACGGTTCAATTACCAGAACCTACAGGAAAAAGTGAGTTCAAGTTTATTTCAGATTTTACTTACGAAAGAATTTCAAGAGCAAGTAAAGCTCTTGGTTATAAAATTCCAATGAAATTTAGACTTGATTCTACCAATATTAGAACTTGGGACGCAGACTTTGACAATCTAGAACAAGTGCTTCAACAAGCTACCAAGTCAATCAAAGATGGTCGTTCTAGCGAAGATGTTTTATATGAAATCTTCCTAAAATATGGCTATGAATTAACCACACCAGTAAAAACTGAAACTGTGAACGGTAAAACCGTCTTTATAGTTGGTACAGGTGCTTTGATTGTTTGCCTAGATGATGAAATCACGACTGAAACGGTAGAAGGTATCGCCAAGCTGAAAGCTGAGTTAGCCCCTGAAACGACTCAAGTAGTTTTCAAAGATGAAGGCTTTGCTGATGATAGAGTTAAAACCAATGCTATTCAGATCTTGAAACAAGCTGGAATCGAAGATGTTAAGAGCATTTAA
- a CDS encoding transposase — translation MTFSRCTTSITEKASLILENTFVTLSLFTENINADVFYTWMTQDLLPKLPHGAVIVMDNAPFHKRNDTTQAIADSRCQLEWLPAYSPDLTQMGRSKSDKEAKKMFS, via the coding sequence ATAACCTTCAGCCGCTGCACCACCTCCATAACCGAGAAAGCTTCGCTCATTCTCGAAAATACCTTCGTCACCTTAAGCTTATTTACCGAGAATATTAATGCCGATGTTTTTTATACGTGGATGACGCAAGATTTGCTGCCAAAGCTTCCACACGGAGCAGTGATAGTGATGGATAATGCGCCTTTCCATAAACGGAATGACACGACACAAGCGATAGCAGACAGCAGATGTCAACTGGAATGGCTTCCCGCTTATAGCCCGGATTTGACACAAATGGGGCGGAGCAAAAGCGATAAGGAGGCAAAAAAGATGTTCAGTTGA
- a CDS encoding type III restriction-modification system endonuclease, producing the protein MSEMKIKFNPDLAHQKDAINAVVGIFEGQETFQSNFSVSLNTLANEQLGLFAKNNDIGVANALTLLPEELYENTRNVQIINGLLQTETSKQALPSLDFTIEMETGTGKTYVYLRSIFELNQRHGLTKFIIVVPSVAIKEGVYKSLQITEEHFRKEYKNVQYDYFVYDSSKREQVRNFATNDYIQIMVINIDAFSKSFIDPEKETTANLIHRTDDRLNGMKPIEFIQATNPVVLIDEPQSVASTANRKKAIASLNPLCTFRYSATLTEKFNLLYKLDSIDAYARQLVKQIEVASLEVKDHHNQAYIKLISVDNKKSPITAKVEIDAQTKTGKLQPRKTITVKSGTDLFEASGGRTVYEGYVINDIYCEEGNEYIDFTSRDDIIELGQAIGEVDQDTYKRLQISKTVEEHLEKELKFFKKITTGVDVMDHSKVMSQKGIKVLSLFFIDKVANYRGYTKDGVPIQGKFAQWFEEEFIQQLRKPKYRVLYPSIWDKDSSGKLVLNEQALKELASSVHNGYFAQDKKKDATGSPLFAESKLAANGEGGKTAADESAYNLIMKDKEKLLSIDEKLRFIFSHSALKEGWDNPNVFQICTLNETNSVMKKRQEIGRGLRLAVDQSGERVPYGFEVNTLTVMANESYEQFVSELQKEIEKEEGIKFGAIEKHQFANILISKEFDKKEFLGAKKSEEIYQHLADTGYIDKNGKIQDSLKADLADNSVSLPDSVKEYSDAILATLTKVSKGLSIKKHEEKKTATLREDNGKQVVLGDDFKALWDRIKYKTTYRVDFSVAELVEKCIKEICASVAVASAKFEYKKVKVAITEAELETFDEESKIQYYRNRNFQLPDVVTYLESNTNLTRKTVVQILLGLGDKLEAFKNNPQRFIELASEVIRKQMRLAIVDGITYHRIGDEEYYAQELFQEEELTGYLKNMVGANKSVYDYIICDSDTEIEFAEKLEASSDVKLYAKLPAWFKIDTPLGSYNPDWAVLIDKEDGMDDQLYFVVETKSSIFSDDLRASEQAKINCGMAHFEALSKDKEGNALENPAKFVKADSYDTFATHLEE; encoded by the coding sequence ATGTCTGAAATGAAGATAAAGTTTAATCCTGATCTAGCGCATCAAAAAGATGCGATTAATGCGGTAGTAGGTATATTTGAAGGACAGGAAACATTCCAATCTAATTTTTCTGTTTCATTAAATACGCTTGCTAATGAGCAGTTAGGCTTATTCGCAAAGAACAATGATATTGGTGTTGCAAACGCTCTTACTCTTTTGCCAGAAGAATTGTACGAAAACACACGAAATGTCCAGATTATTAATGGATTATTGCAAACTGAAACATCAAAGCAAGCTCTTCCAAGTCTCGATTTCACAATTGAGATGGAAACTGGAACGGGTAAAACCTACGTTTATCTGCGTAGCATATTTGAACTGAATCAACGTCATGGACTAACCAAGTTCATCATTGTTGTTCCTTCTGTTGCGATCAAAGAGGGTGTTTATAAATCTCTGCAAATAACAGAAGAGCATTTTAGAAAAGAGTATAAGAATGTCCAGTATGATTACTTTGTATACGACTCTTCTAAGCGTGAGCAAGTAAGAAACTTCGCAACAAATGATTATATCCAGATCATGGTAATCAACATTGACGCTTTTAGTAAGTCTTTCATTGATCCAGAGAAAGAAACTACTGCAAACTTGATTCACCGAACCGATGATCGATTGAACGGTATGAAGCCAATTGAGTTCATTCAAGCGACTAATCCAGTTGTTTTGATTGATGAACCTCAATCCGTGGCATCTACAGCGAACCGTAAAAAAGCAATTGCTAGTTTAAACCCTCTGTGCACATTCCGTTATTCAGCAACACTGACTGAAAAGTTTAATTTACTTTATAAGCTTGATTCGATTGATGCTTATGCTCGACAGCTTGTTAAACAGATTGAAGTTGCGTCATTGGAAGTTAAAGACCATCACAATCAAGCTTATATTAAGTTGATTAGTGTCGATAACAAAAAGTCACCAATCACAGCGAAGGTTGAGATTGATGCTCAAACCAAAACGGGTAAGTTACAGCCACGTAAGACAATAACAGTTAAGAGTGGAACGGATTTATTTGAAGCTTCAGGTGGTCGCACAGTGTACGAAGGATATGTAATCAATGACATTTATTGTGAGGAAGGTAATGAATATATCGATTTTACAAGCCGTGATGACATTATCGAGCTAGGACAAGCAATCGGTGAAGTTGATCAAGACACTTACAAGCGTTTGCAAATCTCTAAAACTGTTGAAGAACATCTAGAAAAAGAACTTAAATTTTTCAAAAAAATTACTACTGGCGTTGATGTAATGGATCACTCTAAAGTGATGAGTCAGAAAGGTATCAAAGTTCTTAGCTTGTTCTTTATCGACAAAGTAGCAAACTACCGTGGCTATACAAAAGATGGTGTGCCGATCCAAGGTAAGTTTGCACAGTGGTTTGAAGAAGAGTTCATTCAACAACTTAGAAAACCAAAGTATCGTGTCTTATACCCGTCTATTTGGGATAAGGATAGTTCAGGTAAGCTGGTTTTGAATGAGCAAGCCTTAAAAGAATTGGCAAGTTCAGTTCACAATGGCTATTTTGCTCAAGACAAGAAAAAAGATGCAACAGGAAGTCCTCTTTTCGCTGAATCTAAGTTAGCGGCTAATGGTGAAGGTGGTAAAACTGCTGCTGATGAATCAGCCTATAACTTGATTATGAAAGATAAAGAGAAGCTACTTTCTATTGATGAGAAATTACGCTTTATCTTTAGCCACTCAGCACTGAAAGAGGGTTGGGATAACCCTAACGTATTCCAGATATGCACGTTGAACGAAACCAATTCGGTAATGAAGAAACGACAAGAGATTGGTCGTGGTTTGCGTTTAGCAGTAGATCAATCGGGTGAACGTGTTCCTTACGGCTTTGAAGTTAATACTCTTACTGTTATGGCGAACGAATCTTACGAGCAGTTTGTATCAGAACTTCAAAAAGAAATTGAGAAAGAAGAAGGTATTAAGTTTGGTGCTATTGAAAAACATCAATTTGCTAATATCCTTATTTCTAAGGAGTTTGATAAAAAAGAGTTTCTTGGTGCTAAAAAATCAGAAGAGATCTACCAACATCTAGCCGATACAGGTTACATCGACAAGAACGGTAAGATCCAAGATTCACTTAAGGCTGATCTAGCTGATAACTCAGTGAGTCTTCCGGACAGTGTAAAAGAATACTCTGATGCAATTTTAGCAACACTCACCAAAGTGTCTAAAGGCTTGAGCATTAAGAAGCATGAAGAGAAGAAGACGGCAACTCTGCGTGAAGATAATGGTAAGCAGGTTGTTCTTGGCGATGATTTTAAGGCTCTTTGGGATCGTATTAAGTATAAAACGACTTATAGAGTAGATTTTAGCGTTGCTGAATTAGTTGAAAAATGTATCAAAGAAATTTGTGCGTCAGTCGCTGTAGCGAGTGCGAAATTTGAATACAAGAAAGTCAAAGTTGCTATAACAGAAGCGGAACTTGAAACATTTGATGAAGAGTCAAAGATTCAATACTACCGTAATAGAAACTTCCAATTGCCTGATGTTGTGACTTATCTAGAGTCAAATACAAACCTAACGCGTAAGACCGTAGTTCAAATCTTGCTTGGCTTAGGTGACAAACTGGAAGCGTTCAAGAATAACCCTCAACGTTTTATCGAACTGGCTAGTGAAGTGATCCGTAAACAAATGCGTCTCGCAATTGTCGATGGTATTACTTACCACCGTATCGGTGATGAAGAGTATTATGCTCAAGAGTTGTTCCAAGAAGAAGAGCTCACGGGCTACCTCAAGAATATGGTAGGAGCAAATAAGTCTGTTTACGACTACATCATTTGTGATTCAGACACAGAGATCGAATTTGCTGAAAAACTTGAAGCATCGTCTGATGTTAAGCTTTATGCAAAACTACCTGCTTGGTTCAAGATTGATACCCCTCTAGGCAGTTATAACCCCGATTGGGCGGTTTTAATCGACAAAGAAGATGGTATGGATGATCAGCTCTACTTTGTAGTAGAAACGAAATCTAGTATCTTCTCCGATGATTTGAGAGCGTCTGAACAGGCAAAAATTAACTGTGGTATGGCTCACTTTGAAGCATTGTCGAAAGATAAAGAGGGTAATGCTCTTGAGAATCCTGCTAAGTTCGTCAAGGCTGATTCTTATGATACTTTCGCAACACACCTAGAAGAATAA
- a CDS encoding DUF4391 domain-containing protein: protein MSQADNSKLVIEHYYNSQWFNIGSLKNNENKFLNDFSLKNVSNINFFELYQNFISMIINLEVSHLSHTYVPLNTHIFKNDLLSHSFNQEINVNRKFILNKIKELELELNAIKKKIKDETQMKEKLALNFKAKNIKDELSILKTSILNIIIVGEKDANL from the coding sequence ATCAGTCAGGCAGATAATTCAAAATTGGTCATTGAACATTATTACAATAGTCAATGGTTCAACATTGGAAGTTTGAAGAACAATGAGAACAAATTTTTGAACGATTTTTCGCTGAAAAATGTATCAAACATCAATTTTTTTGAACTGTATCAGAATTTTATTTCTATGATTATAAATTTAGAAGTAAGCCACCTGTCTCATACTTATGTCCCTCTAAATACACATATATTTAAGAATGACTTATTGAGTCATTCTTTTAATCAAGAGATTAACGTTAATCGAAAGTTTATCCTTAATAAAATTAAAGAGCTTGAATTAGAACTTAATGCCATAAAAAAGAAGATTAAGGATGAAACGCAAATGAAAGAAAAGTTAGCGTTGAACTTCAAAGCTAAAAATATTAAAGATGAATTGTCAATCTTAAAAACAAGTATTTTAAATATAATTATAGTAGGTGAAAAGGATGCCAATTTATAA
- a CDS encoding integrase domain-containing protein, which produces MAQGSTRSKVEQFRKAFITHARQAGGSFVTVADRERIARYFLDYLKNNGIKLRQMDSLKVKYIERYIAERKAHHINHRTLQNEMSVLRAILARAGKHKLADPDNARLSNRALGIAETSRKGMKTALTPAAFREIFQQVEQKDRRVAAVMQLAYVLGLRTKEAIEAYKSLATWKKALENGHTSVRVVFGTKGGRPRQTVILDREALQHAIAYAEREQAGRSGKLIDKPTITQAIDRYRYIVRRAGLSGKKAPHSMRYHFAQQSGEHYTAQGFSEQEAQALVSMDLGHGDGRGRYIRQVYYRNIEGE; this is translated from the coding sequence ATGGCGCAGGGATCGACACGTTCAAAGGTTGAGCAGTTCAGAAAAGCCTTTATTACTCATGCCCGACAGGCGGGCGGAAGTTTTGTGACAGTGGCTGATCGTGAGCGGATTGCCCGGTATTTCCTTGATTATTTAAAAAATAATGGCATCAAACTCCGGCAAATGGATAGCCTGAAGGTGAAATATATTGAGCGCTACATCGCTGAACGGAAAGCTCACCATATTAATCACCGGACATTGCAAAATGAAATGTCGGTGCTGCGAGCCATTTTAGCGCGGGCGGGAAAGCACAAGCTGGCTGATCCCGATAATGCCCGCCTGAGTAACCGGGCATTGGGTATCGCTGAGACGAGCCGCAAGGGAATGAAAACGGCGTTGACACCGGCCGCGTTCCGGGAAATTTTTCAGCAGGTGGAACAAAAAGACCGGCGCGTGGCAGCGGTGATGCAACTGGCTTATGTACTGGGGCTGCGCACCAAAGAAGCAATCGAAGCCTATAAATCGTTAGCGACCTGGAAAAAAGCGCTGGAAAACGGGCATACCTCTGTGCGGGTGGTGTTCGGCACCAAAGGCGGACGTCCAAGACAAACGGTCATACTGGATCGGGAAGCCCTGCAACACGCGATTGCTTATGCGGAACGCGAGCAGGCCGGGCGTAGCGGCAAATTGATTGATAAGCCTACTATCACCCAGGCCATAGATCGCTATCGGTATATTGTCAGAAGGGCAGGACTGAGCGGCAAGAAAGCCCCACACAGTATGCGCTACCATTTTGCCCAGCAATCTGGTGAACATTACACCGCGCAGGGCTTCAGCGAGCAGGAAGCACAGGCCCTGGTCTCGATGGATTTGGGGCATGGCGATGGGCGCGGGCGCTATATCCGGCAGGTGTATTACCGGAATATTGAGGGCGAATAA